ACGCGTACGTGTACGACGCGCTGCGCGTCGGCGCGGCCGGCTTCCTCCTCAAGCGCTCGGCGCCGGAGGACCTGGTGAGCGCGGTGCGGCTGGTCGCCCGGAGCGACTCGCTGCTCTACCCGGCGGCGGTACGGGGCCTGGCCGCCGAGCACGCCCGCAACCGGCCGCCCGTGGCACCGCCCTGGGTGGCGCGGCTCACCGAGCGGGAGGCGGAGGTGCTGCGCCTGGTGGCGACGGGCCTCACGAACGCGGAGATCGCGGCCCGGATGGGCGTCGGCGCGGCCACGGTCAAGACGCACGTGGCGTCGGTCCTGGCGAAGTCGGGCGCCCGCGACCGCACACAGGCCGTGATCCTGGCGTACGAGTCGGGGTTCGTCCGGACGGGGTGACGGCGGCCGGAGCGTCCCGCGCGCCGGGGTGGTGGCGGCGCGGGGGCGGCCGGAGC
This sequence is a window from Streptomyces sp. NBC_00691. Protein-coding genes within it:
- a CDS encoding response regulator transcription factor, translated to MSAPLRIVLADDERMVRTALRVILDAEPDLEVVGEAATGAEAVSVVRAERPDVVLMDVRMPEIDGIRATEQILAGMAEPPRIVVVTTFENDAYVYDALRVGAAGFLLKRSAPEDLVSAVRLVARSDSLLYPAAVRGLAAEHARNRPPVAPPWVARLTEREAEVLRLVATGLTNAEIAARMGVGAATVKTHVASVLAKSGARDRTQAVILAYESGFVRTG